One Bdellovibrio bacteriovorus str. Tiberius DNA segment encodes these proteins:
- the mazG gene encoding nucleoside triphosphate pyrophosphohydrolase: MPHVPSNLRHIESLVEIVASLRGPGGCPWDKEQTHESLTQYAIEETHELVEALELPASDATKDLKMKEELGDVLFQVVLHAQLAAERGAFTLEDVIAGISEKLVRRHPHVFADTQVADTAEVIRNWEEIKKQEKASSAAPSPYALNVPPLPALQKAYKIGKRTEKLKFDWEDMDGVLAKVEEEYQELREALDEGVDAEIEHELGDALFSLAQLGRHVQMEPEQVLRKANQRFENRFNTMVELVAKDQKDFSAMNLEQKEEYWQKAKLLLKKK; this comes from the coding sequence ATGCCGCACGTTCCATCCAACCTACGTCATATTGAGTCCTTAGTCGAGATCGTTGCTTCCTTGCGCGGCCCTGGGGGTTGCCCTTGGGATAAAGAGCAGACTCACGAATCTTTGACTCAATACGCAATCGAAGAGACCCACGAGCTGGTGGAAGCCCTGGAACTGCCCGCTTCTGATGCCACGAAAGATCTGAAAATGAAGGAAGAGCTGGGTGATGTCCTCTTCCAAGTGGTTCTGCACGCTCAGCTTGCCGCCGAACGTGGAGCTTTTACTCTGGAAGATGTGATTGCTGGAATCAGTGAAAAACTGGTGCGCCGTCACCCGCATGTCTTCGCCGACACCCAGGTTGCCGACACTGCCGAGGTCATTCGCAACTGGGAGGAAATCAAAAAACAAGAGAAGGCTTCTTCTGCCGCACCGTCGCCATACGCCTTGAATGTGCCCCCACTGCCGGCTTTGCAGAAAGCCTACAAAATCGGCAAACGCACTGAAAAATTGAAATTCGACTGGGAAGACATGGACGGCGTCCTTGCCAAAGTGGAAGAAGAATATCAGGAACTGCGTGAAGCTTTGGATGAAGGCGTTGATGCCGAGATCGAACACGAACTGGGTGACGCCCTGTTTTCACTCGCGCAACTGGGACGTCACGTGCAGATGGAACCCGAGCAGGTTTTGCGCAAAGCGAATCAACGTTTTGAAAATCGCTTCAACACCATGGTGGAACTTGTTGCGAAAGACCAAAAAGATTTTTCTGCAATGAACCTGGAACAAAAAGAAGAGTACTGGCAAAAAGCCAAATTACTTTTGAAGAAGAAATAA